In Streptococcus respiraculi, one DNA window encodes the following:
- a CDS encoding helix-turn-helix domain-containing protein: MKFNYNGLWKLLIDKNMKKKDLIDRTGVSPTTVSKMAKGEAVSLSILGKICEELNADIGDLICIDKER; this comes from the coding sequence ATGAAATTTAACTACAATGGTTTATGGAAATTATTGATAGATAAGAATATGAAAAAGAAAGATTTAATTGATAGGACAGGAGTTTCACCAACAACAGTATCAAAGATGGCTAAAGGTGAAGCAGTGTCTCTTTCTATTCTTGGCAAAATTTGTGAGGAATTAAATGCGGATATAGGAGATTTAATTTGCATTGATAAAGAAAGATAG
- a CDS encoding single-stranded DNA-binding protein has translation MDYKTMRDRIEDMVNDSHKDFVKAVISMEKGINDESALDKLYDAYMDNDSLNLLHEEFDYMIEDLREQGQIKDLPYVQEEKDNLINIVGNIVGEVYLVERENKNGEAFKVANFSVVSKDDEGNKVYHNCSAYGEKSDILKNFKQGDFVKLFGQIRTSIDDNGKEHTNIRILSSKLLKAKEQMKGQEEKKESVLGAIKKYQAEDKEKPNEKKEASKEAER, from the coding sequence ATGGATTACAAAACAATGAGAGATAGAATTGAAGATATGGTAAATGATAGTCATAAGGACTTTGTTAAGGCGGTTATCAGCATGGAAAAAGGTATCAACGATGAAAGTGCATTAGATAAGCTATATGACGCTTATATGGACAATGACAGTCTGAATTTACTGCATGAGGAATTTGATTACATGATTGAGGATTTAAGGGAACAGGGACAGATAAAAGACCTGCCTTATGTTCAGGAAGAAAAAGACAATCTTATAAATATTGTTGGAAATATCGTTGGAGAGGTCTATCTGGTTGAAAGAGAAAACAAGAATGGAGAAGCCTTTAAGGTGGCAAATTTCTCTGTTGTATCTAAAGATGATGAGGGAAATAAGGTGTATCATAATTGCTCCGCATACGGAGAAAAGAGCGATATCCTTAAGAACTTTAAGCAGGGTGATTTTGTGAAGCTCTTTGGACAGATTAGAACTTCTATTGATGATAACGGTAAGGAACATACGAATATTAGGATACTTTCCTCAAAGCTCTTAAAGGCAAAAGAGCAGATGAAAGGACAAGAAGAAAAGAAAGAATCTGTTCTTGGAGCTATCAAGAAATATCAGGCTGAAGATAAGGAAAAGCCAAATGAAAAGAAAGAAGCAAGCAAAGAAGCTGAGAGATAG